One window from the genome of Nicotiana sylvestris chromosome 9, ASM39365v2, whole genome shotgun sequence encodes:
- the LOC138877268 gene encoding uncharacterized protein, with the protein MAFEQRGDDGTLRYRDKLCVPNVDELRERIMSEAHNSRYSIHPGSTKMYHDLKEVYLWNDMKKSIADFVARCPNCQQYQDGTVRSSVWVRCRSPIGWFEVGEAELLGPNLVYQAMEKVNLIQRHLKTAQSCQKSYSDVQRRDLEFQVDDWVFLKVSPMKGVMRFGKKGKLSPRYIGPYRILQRIRQVAYELELPQELAVVHPVFHVSMLKKFMGDPSLVVPTEIIGVKDSLLMRKFQWLFLIDKSASSELRKLLQ; encoded by the exons ATGGCTTTTGAACAaaggggagatgatggtactttgagatACAGAGACAAACTATGCGTTCCAAACGTAGATGAGCTCAGAGAGCGGATTATGTCAGAAGCCCACAATTccaggtattctattcacccaggttccactaagatgtatcacgatcttaaggaggtttatttgtggaatgatatgaaaaagaGTATAGCAGATTTCGTGGCTAGGTGTCcaaattgccagcag tatcaagatggcaccgtacgaagcTCTGTATGGGTGaggtgtagatcaccaattggttggtttgaaGTCGGAGAAGCGGAGTTGTTAGGACCCAATTTGGTCTatcaggctatggagaaagtcaacTTGATACAAAGGCATTTGAAGACGGCTCAAAGTTGCCAAAAGTCCTATTCAGACGTGCAGCGTAGAgacttagagtttcaagttgatgattgggtgtttctgaaaGTATCGCCCATGAAAGgggtcatgagatttgggaagaaggggaagcttAGTCCCCGCTATATTGGTCCATATAGAATCCTGCAAAGGATCAGACAGgtggcttatgagttagaattgccacaaGAACTAGCTGTTgtacacccagtgtttcatgtgtccatgttgaagAAATTCATGGGAGACCCGTCACTTGTGGTTCCTACGGAGATTATAGGGGTTAAAGACAGTCTGCTTATGAGGAAATTCCAGTGGCTATTCTTgatcgacaaatccgcaagctcagaactaaggaaattgcttcagtaa
- the LOC138877269 gene encoding uncharacterized protein, which produces MDVRGAIQLLTQIVATQAQRQETSDAHETGCSRSREFLNMKPPVFTGSKKDEDPQNFIDEEESRGEDADPATWKEFVDAFLKHFLPIKVLEAKALDFERLRQNDMSVNEYYLKFVSLAKYAPEMVRDMRARVWQFVLGLSDDLFADANIAAQNNDMTITNMVAFVQGNEDRLKEEERLRREKGREFSKRAKSIGNFNHGGSQVGGNRQFFKKSKLGPAPYSASAPAQQGRGAAKSNTVGGGRNRLYALAYRQDTEARGNVVTCMLTIFTFDVYPLIDPGSTLSYVTPYIAKKFGIELEKLCEPFEMSTPVGESVIARCIYRGCLVKVHYRLTVADLVELEMLDFDVIMSMD; this is translated from the exons ATGGATGTCAGGGGAGCTATCCAGTTGCTCACCCAGATTGTTGCTACTCAGGCTCAAAGGCAGGAAACAAGTGATGCTCATGAGACGGGTTGTTCCAGGTCTAGGGAATTCCTCAACATGAAACCTCCCGTCTTCACAGGGTCCAAAAAGGATGAGGATCCGCAAAACTTCATTGATGAG GAAGAGTCCCGAGGGGAGGATGCAGATCCTGCAACTTGGAAGGAGTTTGTAGATGCGTTCCTTAAGCACTTTCTACCCATTAAGGTCTTGGAAGCTAAGGCTTTGGATTTTGAGAGACTTAGACAGAATGATATGAGTGTGAATGAGTACTACCTCAAGTTCGTCTCTCTGGCCAAGTATGCTCCGGAAATGGTACGTGATATGAGGGCCAGAGTTTGGCAGTTTGTGTTGGGGCTTTCAGATGATTTGTTTGCTGATGCTAATATAGCTGCTCAGAATAATGACATGACCATCACTAATATGGTTGCCTTTGTTCAAGGGAACGAAGATAGGTTGAAGGAAGAAGAACGTCTACGGAGAGAGAAGGGGAGGGAATTCAGCAAGAGAGCTAAGTCTATAGGAAATTTCAACCATGGGGGATCTCAAGTAGGAGGCAATCGCCAGTTTTTCAAGAAATCAAAATTAGGACCTGCTCCATATTCAGCTAGTGCACCG GCCCAACAAGGGCGCGGTGCAGCAAAGTCTAATACTGTAGGCGGTGGTCGAAACCGCTTGTATGCACTGGCATACCGTCAGGATACAGAGGCTCGTGGAAATGTTGTCACATGTATGCTAACAATATTCACTTTTGATGTCTATCCTCTTATAGATCCAGGATCCACCCTATCTTATGTAACCCCATATATTGCAAAGAAATTTGGGATAGAACTAGAAAAGTTGTGTGAACCCTTTGAAATGTCCACTCCAGTTGGAGAATCAGTTATAGCAAGGTGTATCTATAGGGGATGTCTAGTCAAAGTGCATTATCGTCTTACTGTAGCAGACTTAGTAGAATTGGAGATGCTAGACTTCGATGTGATCATGAGCATGGATTAG